The DNA segment TGAAGAAACCCGAGGCGCCCGCCGCCCGCGCGAGCTCCGGCAGGTTGCAGACGACGGACGGGGCCCGCGCCGGGCGCAGGCCGCCGCCGCTGCCTTCCGGCGCCGGTGCGACGGGGTGCAGGACGCACTCCCGTCCGGGGGCTGCGGCCCCGAAGCCGAACGCATAGCCGAGCACGAACGGCCCCCTGCCCAGGGCTTCGGCCAGGATCCGGTCGTTGTCGGGGAGGGCGGTCCCCGGGTCAGCGAGGCGGACGGTGCGGCCGATGTCGCGCTCGATCTCCCGCGCGACCAGCGAGAGCGACGTGCGGTCCGGCTCCGCGAAGACCATGTCCAGGGCCACCGCGTCGGCGCCCAGTTCCCGGACGCGGTCAAGAAGCTGCGCGATCCGGTAGCGGGGCCAGGGCCACTGGCCATAGCGCGCCAGGCTCTCCTCGTCGATGTCGACGATGGCCGGGACGCGGCCGGGCGGGCGATGGCTGGCGGCGCGCAGGTAGAGGTCGTACACGCGTCCCTCGATGTTCTCGAGGGCGCGCGGCGGGCGCCAGCCGGCAGCGGCGATGAGGAGCGTGCACGCGGCGCCCGCGACCACGACCCGCCAGGGCGCCCGGCGGCGCGGCAGGCGCACGGGCGGGTCGGGCTGCGGCCGGCGCGCCATCCGCCCCTAGCGCACGGTGACTTCGACCCGGCGGTTCCGCGGCTCGGGGACGTTGTCCGCCGTGGGCACGAGGAGGTTTCCCTCGCCGTGGGAGGTGATCTCCAGGACGGCAGGGTCCACCCCCGCCGCGGTGAGCAGGGCCGCGACGGCGCGGGCGCGCGCGAGCGACAGATCGAGGTTCTTCGTCGCGTCCCCGGCGGTGTCCGCGTGGCCGACGACGCTCGTGTCGGCGGAGGCGCGCTCGCGGATCGCGGCAACGATCGCGGGCAGCTCGGCCCGCGACGCCGCGGTGAGTTCGGACGTGGCGTTCTCGAAGTAGAGGACGAAATGCAGCGGCGGCGGCGGCAGCGCCTTCAGCGCGTCGCCGAAGACCGCGGAGACCTCCCCGGCCGGCATCGGCGCGGGCTCCGTCGGTGCGGTCTGTGCGTCGGCGGCGCGCGTGGCAGTCCCGGCCGCCTTGAGCGTGCTGCTGCCCCCCTCGTTCGTGACCGTCAGGCGCCCGACCTTCCCGCTCTGGTCGGGAAGCAGCAGGACGATGTTGGCGGGTGGCCGCGCCGGCGGAGGGGGAGGGGGCGGCGGCGGCGTCGCGCAGGCCGCGAGGACGAGCGCCACGCCGAGCACCAACCCGGCCCGCACGCGGCGCCGCACGGCGTTACCCCTCGACCCGGACCGCGAAGTGCGTGCCGCGCACCCCGATCGTGAAGACCGGCGTGACGAACGTCGTTGCCTCCGGGGCTAGCCGGCCGATGATCCCTGAGAGGTACGTGAGCGTGCCGCGGACGACGCGGGTGGTGAGGCCGAGCTTGCCTTCCGCGGGCGCGAAGAGGAACTTCTCCACCGAGGCGCGGCTCGAGGGGCCCAGGGACATCAGCGAATCGTCGCGGAGCACGAGACCCAGCGCGCCGTCGGCGCCGGTTTCGAGGACGTCGCCGGCGAAGAGTTTGAGGCCGGGGGCGGCGGGCATCGTCGCCCCGGCGCGCACGACCGTGGCGGCGCCGCGGACGGTCTTGACGCTGCCGATGACCTCGTCGCCGGCCGCGGCCGGGACCGCCGTCAGGAGTGAGAGGAACGTGAGAACCGCCGCCACCAGTGCGCCCGCTCCGCGTGCACCCATGCGAAACCCTCCCCCGCCGGGGACGACCGCGCGCCTCGCGCCGGCCGGCCCCGGGATGAGTGAGGCGGCTGTCCTCGGATGGGGACTAGCGGCTGGAACCGCCGCGGCTCCAGCCGGAACCGCCGCCATAGTTGCCGCCGCCGCCACCGCCGCGGTTGCCGCCGCCGTAGCCGCCGCCCGAACGTCCGCCGCCGTACCCGCCGCCCGAGCGGCCGCCGCCACCGCCGCCCTCGCGCGGCTTGGCCTCCGCGACGTTGAGGGCGCGGCCCTTGAGGTCCTTGCCGTTGAGGGCCGCAATGGCGGCCTGAGCCTGGGCCTGGTCGGCCATCTCGACGAAGCCGAAACCGCGGGACTCGCCGGTGAACTTGTCCTTGATTACGTTGGCCGACGCCACGGCCCCGTGGGCCTCGAAGGCCTCACGAAGGTCGGCGTCGGAGACCTGGCGCGAGAGATTGCCGATGAAGATGTTCATACTCTGCTGCTCCTCCTGCTGTTAGCGTTGGGGACGGTCCGAAGCCGATCCCCGAGTTCCGCGGCTTTTTCCCTCCGCGCCTTGTCGGGTATGAGAACACACGACCGCCCCCGTCGTCAATCGCCGGGACGGGGCCGGGGAGGCGGCGCTCCGGCGCGCCCCGTGGCTGCCGCCGGGGGCCCCCGATCTCCCGCCGGGGCGTCCGCCCGGCCTGCGGTCGGGACGGAATTCCGCGGTCGCCGGGGGCTTCGCCGCGTAGTCGAAGCCCTCCAGGGTCCGGCGCGGGATCGGCTCTCCGAGCGTGCGCTCGATGTCGCGGACCATCGCGGCGTCCTCGCCGGTGACGAACGTGAAGGCGTCCCCGGTCCGCTCGAGCCTGCCGGTGCGGCCGATGCGGTGCGTGTAGGCGTCCACCGTGTCCGGGACGTCGTAGTTGATGACGTGCGAGATCTGCGACACGTCGATGCCGCGGGCGGCGATGTCGGTCGCCACGAGCACCGTGTACGTCCCCTTGCGGAAGCCGTCGAGCGCCTCCTGGCGGCGGTTCTGCGAGAGGTTCCCCTGGAGCGAGGCCGCGCGGTGGCCGAGCTTTGCGAGCTGCTCGCCGACGCGCTTGGCGCGGTGCTTGGTCTTTGTGAAGACGATGACCGAGCCGGTGTCGGTGCTGCGCAGCAGCTCGAGCAGCAGCGGCGTCTTCAGGTGCTGGGCCACCGGGTAGAGCGCGTGGGCGACCGTGTGTGTCGGCTTGAGCGTGCCGACCTGGACCGTGACCGGGTCGCGCTGGACCTCCGCGACCAGGTGGCGCACCTCCTGGGGCATCGTCGCCGAGAAGAGCAGCGTCTGGCGCTGCGCCGGCAGGTGCCGCACGATCCGCCGCACCTCGGGCATGAAGCCCATGTCGAACATCCGGTCGGCCTCGTCGAGCACGAGCACCTCGACGTCGCGCAGGCTGACGTTCCCCTGGCCGACGTGATCGAGCAGCCGCCCCGGACAGGCGACGACGATCTCGACGCCCGCGCGCAGCGCCCGGGTCTGGGGGTTGATGTTCACGCCGCCATAGAGCGTGAGGCTGCGCAGCCGCAGCTGGTGGCAGAGCGGCAGCGAGGTCTGGTGGATCTGTTCGGCAAGCTCGCGCGTCGGCGCGACGATCAGCGCGCGCACGCGGCCCCGCGGCCCGGTCGAGAGCCGCTGGAGGATCGGCAGCATGAACGCTGCCGTCTTGCCGGTCCCGGTCCGGGCCAGCCCCATGACGTCGCGGCCCTCGAGGGCGCGCGGGATGGCCTGCTCCTGGATCGGAGTCGGTTCCACCCAGCCGAGCGCATGGACGCCGGCCTGAATGCGGGGGTCAAGATTGAACTGCTGAAACTGCACGAGGTACTCCTTCCGGTTGTTGCGGTCTGTGGGACGAATCCATCGGATGAGGGAGGGATCGTTCCGGTCACTGGGCGACGAACATTCTCGCAACAAGATAGGTCGCGGCGGGAGAAATGGCAAGCGAAATCGTCCGGGGCGGTGCAATCTCCGCAGCGCCGGGGCCTGCGCCCGCGGGGACCATCCCGTCGTGGGAGCCCGCTCCCGCCGGCGACGGCGGGCAACGCGCCGCACGGGCAGACGATGGCCGAAGAGCGTAAAGAATCGGGTAGTTGTGCGGTCGCACGCCGCTGGCGTCCCTGTGGCATGGATGGTGCAGTTGCTGCGGGCCATGCCGTCAACGAGGGATCTCGGAGTCGCCGGAGAGGCCGGCCACACGCTCATCGAACTGGCGGCTGTCGTCGCGATCGTGACGGTCGCGGCCGCGCTGGCCCTGCCGTCGGTCGCCGCGATGGGGCGGGGGCACCAGCTCGAGGCGGCGGCGTTCGGCGCGGCGCAGTGCCTGCGGCTGGCACACTGGCGCGCCGTCGCCTCCGGCCGGCGGGTGCAGGTGTGCGTGCGTCGCGGTCCCGACGGCGTCTGGCTGCTGGCGACCGAGCGCGAGTCCGGGGGGGCATGGGTCGCCGACGGCGAGGAGCGCCGGCTGCCGGCCGGCGTGGTCGTGGCGGTCGCGG comes from the bacterium genome and includes:
- a CDS encoding OmpA family protein — protein: MRAGLVLGVALVLAACATPPPPPPPPPARPPANIVLLLPDQSGKVGRLTVTNEGGSSTLKAAGTATRAADAQTAPTEPAPMPAGEVSAVFGDALKALPPPPLHFVLYFENATSELTAASRAELPAIVAAIRERASADTSVVGHADTAGDATKNLDLSLARARAVAALLTAAGVDPAVLEITSHGEGNLLVPTADNVPEPRNRRVEVTVR
- a CDS encoding RNA-binding protein, which codes for MNIFIGNLSRQVSDADLREAFEAHGAVASANVIKDKFTGESRGFGFVEMADQAQAQAAIAALNGKDLKGRALNVAEAKPREGGGGGGRSGGGYGGGRSGGGYGGGNRGGGGGGNYGGGSGWSRGGSSR
- a CDS encoding DEAD/DEAH box helicase, which encodes MQFQQFNLDPRIQAGVHALGWVEPTPIQEQAIPRALEGRDVMGLARTGTGKTAAFMLPILQRLSTGPRGRVRALIVAPTRELAEQIHQTSLPLCHQLRLRSLTLYGGVNINPQTRALRAGVEIVVACPGRLLDHVGQGNVSLRDVEVLVLDEADRMFDMGFMPEVRRIVRHLPAQRQTLLFSATMPQEVRHLVAEVQRDPVTVQVGTLKPTHTVAHALYPVAQHLKTPLLLELLRSTDTGSVIVFTKTKHRAKRVGEQLAKLGHRAASLQGNLSQNRRQEALDGFRKGTYTVLVATDIAARGIDVSQISHVINYDVPDTVDAYTHRIGRTGRLERTGDAFTFVTGEDAAMVRDIERTLGEPIPRRTLEGFDYAAKPPATAEFRPDRRPGGRPGGRSGAPGGSHGARRSAASPAPSRRLTTGAVVCSHTRQGAEGKSRGTRGSASDRPQR
- a CDS encoding GspH/FimT family pseudopilin, with the translated sequence MVQLLRAMPSTRDLGVAGEAGHTLIELAAVVAIVTVAAALALPSVAAMGRGHQLEAAAFGAAQCLRLAHWRAVASGRRVQVCVRRGPDGVWLLATERESGGAWVADGEERRLPAGVVVAVAGPAEKVFNPDGTCSIGSLTLRAGASAAYRCTLAPASGRVRLYRGERELGRGD